The Candidatus Zixiibacteriota bacterium nucleotide sequence AGATCATCGATATTGTAGAGGTAAACGTTGTCGATCCCGTTGATCCGCGGGTCGAAGTTGCGCCGGTCGCCGATATCGATGAAGAACATCGCCTGTTGCTTGCGCTCGCGCAGCACCTTCTCGACCATCGGGGCGTCCACCAGCACCGCCGGAGCGCCCGCGCAACCGATCACCAGATCCGCCAGCTTCAGGTACTGTGGAAAATCCTCGAAGCGTATCGGGCTGCCGTGAATGTGCGATGCGAGGTCCACCGCGCCCTCGAAGGTCCGGTTCGTCACCATCAGGCTCTTGACGCCGTGGCGCTGCAGGTGAAGCGCCATCAACCGCCCCATCTTGCCGGCGCCGATCAGCATCACGGTCTTGTCGTCGAACCGATCGAAGATCCGCTTCGCCAGATCGACGGCGACCGAACTGATGGAGACCGCCCGGCTGGCGATCGCCGTTTCGGTCCGGACTCTCTTGGCGACGAAGAAGCAGCGGTGGAAGAGGCGGTGGAGAACCGTCCCGACGGTGCCGCTCTCGCGCGCCACCCGGTACGCCTCCTTGAGCTGGCCGAGGATCTGCGGCTCCCCCACCACCATGGAATCGAGGCTGGAGGCTACGCGGAACAGATGGCGCGCGGCGTCGGGCCCGCGGTACTCGTAAAGGTGCTGCTCCAGCGGCTCGTCCGCCTCCCGGTCTCGATGCTCGGCGAGAAACTCCCTCAGCTCGCGACCGGCCGACTCGGCGTCCGCCGCCGCTGCGACCACCTCGACCCGGTTGCAGGTCGAAAGAATCACGCTCTCCTCGACCGCCGCGGCGGCGGCGCGCAGCTCGCGCAGGCCCCGGCGCATCTCCGTTCCGTCGAAGGCCACGCTCTCCCGCACCGCGATG carries:
- the hemA gene encoding glutamyl-tRNA reductase, whose amino-acid sequence is MDKQVIIVGLNHRSAPIAVRESVAFDGTEMRRGLRELRAAAAAVEESVILSTCNRVEVVAAAADAESAGRELREFLAEHRDREADEPLEQHLYEYRGPDAARHLFRVASSLDSMVVGEPQILGQLKEAYRVARESGTVGTVLHRLFHRCFFVAKRVRTETAIASRAVSISSVAVDLAKRIFDRFDDKTVMLIGAGKMGRLMALHLQRHGVKSLMVTNRTFEGAVDLASHIHGSPIRFEDFPQYLKLADLVIGCAGAPAVLVDAPMVEKVLRERKQQAMFFIDIGDRRNFDPRINGIDNVYLYNIDDLKAVAEENLQERSAEAEKAEQIVQEEVESFDRWLRSLERAPTIAALHHKFEQIRCRELEKSLSGALRELSDRERQALDRMTSAMIKKMLHGPISRLKAGRQDDEDLLYVAALRRLFDLDPKE